A stretch of DNA from Hydrogenophaga sp. SL48:
GCGCCGTGGTGGCCAACAGCTTGTCTCGCTAGACCGCCTGGCTGGGCTGCTGGGTTTGGCCAGCGGGCTGTTCCTGGTGTTCGCCAGTGTGGCGGCCGCCATGGGCCTGGCGTTTGCCACGCCGCTGGACTGGTTCGGGTACAAGCTGCTGTTGCTCCATCACGGCGTCTACTTTGCCCTGGGCATGACCCTCTTTTCCGTGACGCAACGCCCCCCAACGGTGGCAACGCGGGCCGCCATCGTTCTCCTGATCCTGCTGTGTCTGCTGGAAATACGGCTCAAGACGAACACCGGCGGTGACGTGGTGATCGCCTCGGCCCTCTGGCTGTTCATGCTGGCCTGGCTGATCCTGTCCATCGCCCTCCGCCCGCCGATCACACAGGCCCGCCTCCGGGGCGTTTTCACCATCCTGGGCAAACTCTCGTACCCCATCTATCTCGGGCACTTTGTGCTGGGGATGTACCTGGTCCCCCATCTGGCCCTGGTCATCGAGGATCGAACGCTGCTGTTTGCGGCCAGCATGCTGTTCATCACCACGCTGGCCCTGCTGATTGCCCACGGCCCGGAGCCCTGGGGACAACAGAAGTTGAGATCCCTGTTTCAACGCATGGTGCCGGCCCAGGCATCGACCCCCCGGCCAACCGGCCCGGTTTCAACAACGCCGCCCATTGAACGCAATGGGCAACTGATCCACCCATGGGAGAACACATGAACATCCTGGTCGTCGGCGGCGCCGGCTACATCGGCTCGCACATGGTCAAGCACCTGGCCCTGGCGGGCTGCGAGGTGACCACCCTCGACAACCTGGTCGGGGGCTTTCGCGACGCGGTGCTGCACGGCGCGTTCGTCGAAGGGGACCTCGCCGACCGGGCGCTGCTGGACCGGCTGTTGCAGGCCCGGCGTTTCGACGCCGTGATGCACTTTGCCTCGCACATCCAGGTCGGCGAGTCGGTGCAGGACCCCGGCAAGTACTACCAGAACAACGTGGTGAACACGCTGAACCTGCTCGACGCCATGCGGCACGCGGGGGTGATGCATTTCATCTTTTCCTCGACCGCGGCGATCTTCGGCGAGCCGCAGAGCGAACGCATCGGCGAAGACCACCGCCAGCAGCCGATCAACCCCTACGGCCGCAGCAAGCTGATGGTGGAGCAGGCGCTGGCCGACTACGACCGCGCGTACGGATTGCGATCGGTGTGCCTGCGCTACTTCAACGCCGCGGGCGCGGACCCCGAAGGCCAGCTGGGCGAGCGGCACGAGCCCGAGACGCACCTGATCCCGCTGGTGCTGCAGGCCGCCTCGGGCCGCCGCACCCACATCTCGGTGTTCGGGCAGGACTACGACACGCCGGACGGCACCTGCATCCGCGACTACGTGCACATCCACGACCTGTGCCAGGCGCACGGCCTGGCCTTGCAGAGCCTGATGGCCGGCGACCCCAGCCAGGCCTACAACCTGGGCAACGGCCACGGCTTCTCGGTGAACGAGGTCATCGAGGCCGCGCGGCGGGTGACCGGGCGCGACATCGCGGTGCAGTACGCGCCGCGCCGCCCGGGCGATCCGGCCCGCCTCGTGGCCGACTCGACGCTGGCCCAGCGGCGCCTGGACTGGCGGCCCCAGTACGCGGCGCTGGACACGCTGGTGGAGCACGCCTGGCAATGGGAGCTCCAGCGCCTGCCCATCGACAACCTGTCCTGAAATGTGACCTGAATGCCTGCTGTTGGAATCCGGGAACTGGCGAACCTGAGCATGGTCATCGCCCGCGGTGAGTTGCTGCGTTATGCGCGCGGCAAGGACGGCTACACCGCGCGCTTTGAAGACAGGCTGGCCCGCCTGATCGGCGTGCGGCACGTGCTCACGGTCAACAGCGGCTCCAACGCGCTGATCGCCGCCATGGCGGCCGCGGGCATCGGACCCGGCGACGAGGTGCTGGTGCCCGCCTACACCTGGGTGGCCACGGCGCTGGCCCCGCTGGCCGTCGGCGCCGTGCCGGTGCTGGTCAACATCGACGCGTCGCTGACCATCGACCCGCAGGACATCGAACGCCAGATCACGCCGTTCACCAAGGCCATCGTTCCGGTCCACATGCAGAACGTGGTGTGCGACATGGACGCGATCATGGCGATCGCCCGGCGGCACCAGCTGCTGGTGATCGAAGACGCCTGTCAGGCCGTCGGCCTGCAGTACAAGGGGCGCCGGGTCGGGGGCATCGGTGATCTGGGGGCCTTCAGCTTCAACCACCACAAGAACATCACGGCCGGCGAGGGCGGCGCCGTGCTGACGAACGACGACCGCTACTTTGAGCGCGCCCGGATGTTCCACGATCCCGGCGCCTTCATCCGCCAGCACGCGCCGACCAGCGAGCCCCTGTTCTCAGGCTTGAACTGCCGCGTGTCCGAGCTGACCGGCGCGGTGCTGCACGCGCAGCTGGGCCGGCTGGAGCCGCTGCTGAAGACCTTGCAAGCCCGGTACCCCGGCGTCGCGGACATCTTCTCCGGTCGTCCCCGTTGCCGGCCGTCGCCGCACCACAGCCCTGAAGACGCCGTGGCGCTGAGCGTGCTCTTCGACGACCCGGAGGAGGCGCGGATCTTCGGCCAGACCCGGGGCGCCGGGCGGCTGATCGACACCGGCCGGCATGTGTTCACGAACTGGGAAGCGGTGCTGTGCAAACGGTCGTTTCACCCGCGGATGAACCCGCACCAGTGGGCCCACCGGGAGATCACCTACAACGTCGACGACTATCAGGCCACGTTGGACATTCTCAGCCGGACCTGCAGGGTGTCGCTGGGCGCGCAGTACCCGGCGCCGGTGATGCTGCTGCAGAAGCGGACGCTGCGGGCGGCGATCGACCGGTTGTCCGCCCAGAGCAGGCCGAACGGCGGTGGCTGACATGCCGAGTCCATTGCCCGTCGAAGACCTCGCCAGCCTCGGCGACGCCCGGATCGAGCGCTGCGACGTCCTGATCGTCGGCGGCGGCCCGGCGGGCCTGGCCGTCGCGCGCGGGCTGGCGGAGGCCGGCCGCAGGGCCCTGATCCTGGAAAGCGGCGGGCTGGCGGAGCAGGACAGCACGGAAGCGCTCAACGAGACGCTGAGCGAAGCCGGCCTCTGGTCGCCGCGCCAGGCGGCCAAGCGGCAACTGTTCCACGCCCACCAGACCCGGATGTGGGCGCACGACCGGCAAGGCTTCGGCGTGCGTTGCCGCGCGCTGGGCGGCTCGACGGTCGCCTGGGCGGGCAAATCGGCCGCGTTCAGCGACCAGGACTACGCGGTGCGCCCCTGGGTGCCGGACAGCGGCTGGCCCGTGACGGCGGCCGAGCTGGTACCCCACCTGGACAGGGCCGCGCGTGCGCTCAACCTCGGCCTCAACTGTTACGACGGCCGGCTCTGGGCACACCTCCGCCGGTCGCCCCCCCAGCCGCGCCCGGACCCGGCCGTGCTGGACTCCTTTTTCTGGCAGTTCGCCCGCTCGTCCATCGACCCGACGGACGTCCTGCGGGCCGGCGCCGAGTTCCTCCAGGCCGCCCCGAGGGGGTGCCGTGTCCTCACCGGCGCCACCGTGCTGGAGGTCCTGACCGATGCGTCGGGCGAACGCGCCTGCGCGGTGCTGGTCGCGGACGCCTCGGGCGCGCGAAGGACGATCGAGGCGCAGACCATCGTGCTGGCGGCCAGTGCGATCGAGAATGCGCGGCTGCTGCTGAATTCGCGCTCCCGACACGCCGCCGGACTGGGCAATGACCGGGACCTGGTCGGCCGTTACCTGCTGGACCACCCCAGCGCGAGGCTCGCCAGCTTCAGCCCGGGCGCGATCCCGGCCATGTCCCGGCTCTACGGCTTCTACGGCCTGCGGGGCCCCAGGGGCGTCAGCATGTACATGCACGGCCTGGCCCCGACGGCCCGCGTGCAGGAAGCGGAGGGGCTGCTGAACTGCGCGGCCTACACCATGGGCGAACGCGCGCCGGACGACCCGTGGAGCGCGGTCAGGCGGATCGCCAAACGCCAGAGCGGGGACTACCTGTCGGACGCCCGCGCCATCCTCAAATCCCCCGGGATCATGGCCAAGGGGCTGGCGCGCCTGGCCTTTCAGAGCAACCGGTTTCCGAAGGCCTGGTCGCGCTTCGCGGTCCACCAGGTGCTGCGGTTCCGGCCGGGTCTGGCCGTCGAGGAATACCTGACGCGGGGCGTGCCGCACAAGCTGGTGGGCCTGTCCATCGACGCCATCTGCGAGCAGGCGCCGGACCGGGACAACCGCATCCAGCTGTCGCCCAAGCAAGACCGTTTCGGCATGCCGCTGCCGGTGGCACGCTGGCGCATCGGCGAGCTGGAGATCCGCACCCTGACCCGGCTCGCCGACATCCTGCTGCGCGAGTTCGGCAAGGCGGGCCTGCCATTGCCGGTGATCGCGGACTGGGTGTCGGCTCGCGACGCCCGCGGTGCCGACATCATCGACATGGGCCATTCGGCCGGGACCACGCGCATGGCGTCCGATCCCGGCCGGGGCGTGGTGGACGCCGATGGCAAGGTGCATGGCGTCGAAGGCCTGTACATCGCGGGAGCGTCCATCTTCCCGACCTGCGGGCACGCCAATCCGACGCTCATGATCATGGCGTTTGCCTACCGGCTGGCCGACCACCTGACGCAACGGCGATCACCATGAACGTGGGCGTCATCATTGCTTCCCTGGGCCGCCCCGACAGCGTCGGTGTGCTGCTGGACCGGCTGGCCGGGCAGACGCAACGGCCCTCGCAGGTGATCCTGTCGATGGAAAGCCCGGCCGATGCGCCGCCGGCGAAGGACTACCCGTTTGAGGTCGAGTGCATCTTCGGGCCGCGCGGCTCCTGCGTGCAACGCAACCGGGGCCTCGACCGGCTGCGCCCGGACCATGGGGCCGTGGTCTTCTACGACGACGACTTCATCCCCTCCCGCTTCGCCATCGCCGGCATCGCGCGGTTCTTTGCGCGCCATCCCGACGTGGCCGGCGCGCACGGCCTGCTGCTGGCCGACGGGATCAACGGCCCCGGGATTGCTCCCGAGGAGGCGGGGCGCCTGGTGGACGCCGCCGACGCGGCGGGCGACACCGAAGCGGCCACCATCCTCGCGCGCACCCACGGGCTCTACGGCTGCAACATGGCCTACCGGGTGTCGGCGATCGCGGGGGTGCGGTTTGACGAAAACCTGCCGCTCTACGCCTGGCTGGAGGACCTGGATTTTGGCGGCCGCGTCGCGGGCCCGCTGGTGCACACGGACGCCTTTCGGGGCGTGCATTGCGGGGAGAAACGGGGGCGCGAAAAGAGCGGGCGGCGGCTGGGCTACAGCCAGGTCTGCAACCCGGTGTACCTGCTGCGCAAGGCCACGCTGCCGCGACGGATCGCCGTCCGCATGATCCTGCGCAACCTGCTCGCCAACCACGCCAGGCTGTTCCGCCCGGAGCCCTGGATCGACCGCCAGGGGCGCGCCGCCGGGAACTGGCTGGCCATCCGGGACGTCCTGCGGGGGCGCGTCGATCCCCGCCGGATCCTTGAGCTGTGAACACGGGCGCCCCGTGCGGGGTCGTGATCAACGGCAAGTTCCTGTCGGCCGCGCCGACCGCCGTGCACCGCGTGGCCTACGAACTGACGCGGGCCCTGGGCGAGCTGCCGCACCACCCGGACATCTCGATCGCCGTGCCCCCGCGGACGCGGCTGGCGTGGCCGGCCCCGAACCTGCCGATCAGGGCGGTGGGCCACCTGCACGGCATCGCCTGGGAACAGCTGTGCCTGCCCGGGGCCGCGCGCGGGCAGCTCCTGGTCAGCTTCTGCAACATGACCCCGTTCAGGGTGCGCTCGGGCCTGACCATGGTGCACGACGCACAGGTGTTCACCACGCCGCGCTCGTACGGGCAGGTGCGCAGCGCCTGGGCAAGGCTGCACATCCGTCTGGCGGGCTCCGCTCAGCTGGGCCTGCTCACGGTGTCCGAGTTCGCGAAGCGTGAACTGGTGTCGCTGGGCATCGCCCCGGCCGAGCGCATCCATGTCATCCACAACGGGGTCGATCACGTGCTGCGCATTCCCCGCGACGACGCGGTCCTGACCCGTCTCGGCCTGACCCCGCGGCGTTATGCGCTGTCGCTGGCCAACCTGCAGCCGCACAAGAACATCGGCCTGCTGCTGCAGGCCTTTGCCCGCCCGGGGCTGGCGGGATTGCCGCTGGTGCTGACCGGCCGCGCCACGGCCGCGGATTTTGCGGCGGCGGGGTATCCCCTGCCCGCCAACACCGTGTTCGCCGGCTACGTGAGCGAGGGCGAGATGGGCAGCCTGCAGGCCCATGCGCTGGCCGTCTGCACGCCCTCGCTGACCGAGGGTTTCGGCCTGCCGCCGGTCGAGGGCTTGCGGCTGGGCACGCCCGCCCTGATCGCGCCCTGCGGCGCGCTGCCCGAGGTCTGCGGGCCGGGCGCGCTGAAGGTCGATCCGCACAACCCGGCGGCCTGGGAAGCCGCGCTGCTGCGCTTGCAGAACGACCCGGCGCTGTGGCAGGGGCTGTCGGACGCGGGGCGCGCCTTTGCCGAGCGCTTCACCTGGGACGCGGCCGCCCGCAAACTGCTCAGCGTGATCGCGCAGGTGACGGCCGGATGAACATGAGCATGCAACCGGCCAGGTTCACGGGGGCGGGTGGCCCGGCCCGGCCACCGCTTCAGCGCGGCCAGAGCACCCACATCTGCAGCGGCTGCTTGAGCCGCGAGGCGAGCTGGTAGGGCGCGTCGCCCCAGCCGCCCCAGCCGGTGAACAGGTCGGCCCGCACCGCGCCGACGATGGCGCCCCCGGTGTCCTGCGCCATCACCAGCCGCTGCTGGTTGTAGACCACACCGCGCGAGGCGATCCAGACCGGCGTGCCGTAGGGAATGCTCAGCGGATCGACCGCGATGGAGCGCCCGGGCGTGAGCGGCACACCTTGGGCACCGCGCGGGCCGAAGCGCGCGTCCAGCTCGGTGAGCTGCACTTCCTTGAAAAAGACGGTGCGCGGGTTGCTCCAGAGCATCTCGTTGAGCCGGCCCGGGTTGTTGGCGGCCCAGGCCTTGATGCCGTCCCAGCTGGCTTCGCGGATGGCGCGCTGGTCGAGCAACCACTTGCCCACGCTCTGGTAAGGGTGGCCGTTGTGCGCTGCGAAGGCCACGCGCACGGTGCGGATGCTGCCGTCCGGTTCTCTGAACTGCAGGCGCCCCGAGCCCTGGATCTGCAGGATCAGCGCGTCGATCGGATCGGCGAGCCAGGCAATCACGCGACCCCTGAGCGCGGCCTGCGCGGCGGGCAGGGTGTCGATCTCCTGGCGGCTGTACCAGGGCTGCCCGGCCGGCAGGCCGGGCGGCGGCGCGTACAGCGGCGTGCGGTGGATGAAGGTGGGCTGACGGCTCGCGGCCATGATGGGCTCGTAATACCCTGTGATCAGGCCCTGGGCTGTGGTGCCGTCGGGCTCGACCACGCGGTAGGGCTGAAAGCGGCTTTCGATCCAGGCCTGCTGTTCGGCGGTGCCGGCCATGGTGAGCGGGCGCATCTCGGCGCACAGCGCCGCGTGCATGGGCGCAGGGCGTTCGCAGCCGCGCGCCCAGGCGCCCCAGACCTCGTGCAGGCTGTCCAGCCCCCAGCCCGGCAGCGCGGCCCAGCGCACCGGCAACCAGCGGCTGCCTTGGCGCTGGATGGGCGGCAGCGGCACCTCGTCGGCCGAAGAAGCCACTGGCGCGGGTGTGGAACCGGTGGGTGGCACGCTGGAGCACGCGGCCAGGCTGCCTACAATCAGGGCCGCCATCCACCGCCAAACCACCCCACGGCCGAAACCACCCATGACCTTGTTGCTGCTCGAAGCGCTGGCTGCGCTGGTGTTGTTGATCTTCATCGTGTGGTGGACCATGTTTTCAGGCCGGAAAAACGGGGAACTGCCCGAGGAAAAAAAGGCCGAACGGCCCGAGCGCAAGGACTGATGCTCAACGCCCGCCCACCTCGCGCAGCGCGTTCGCCAGCTCCACCGCCGACTTCACACCCATCTTGTCGAACACGCGCGAGCGGTGCACCTCGACCGTGCGCACGCTGATGTTGAGCCGGTCGGCGACCAGCTTGTTGGGCAGGCCTTCGATCACCAGGTGCATCACGTCGCGCTCGCGCTCGGTGAGCCCGTCGAGCCGCTGCTGGACCCCGAGCCGCTGCCTGCGGCTGGCCAGCACCTGCGCCGACAACTGCAGCGCCTGCTCGACCCGATCGACCAGCGCGTTGTCGGAGAACGGCTTCTCGCAAAAATCAAAGGCACCGCGCTTGACGGCATCGACCGCGGTCGGCACGTCGGCGTGGCCGGAGAGAAAGATGACCGGCAGCGCCGATTGCCAGGGCAGCGTGAGCAGGTGCTCGAACAGCGCGAGGCCGCTGGTGCCGGGCATGCGCACGTCGAGCAGCAGGCAGCAGGGCACGCCGGGCTCGGCGCTCCAGCGCGAGATCTCGGTGAGGAAGTCGTCGGCGCTCTCGTAGCCTTCGCTGAGCAGGCGGCGCGTGCGCAGCAACCAGGCCAGCGCCTCGCGCACGCCCTTGTCGTCGTCCACGATGAACACCTTGGCGTCGGGGTGTTGGGTCATGGGCGGGATGATAGTTCAGGCCTTAGAATCCCGACGGCTCAGCGGGCAGCCTTTGGCGAACCGCGCGGGTTTGACCCTCGTTCGCCAACAAAAATCCTCAGGGAAGTCCCATGAAACATCGCATTTTTCTCTGGCTGACGGCAGCCATCACCGCAGCGCTGACCGGCTGCGCGACCCAACTGCCCATGGCCTTGTCCGACACCAGCGCGCCCAAGGCCGACAAGGTCACGCTGCTGATGAGCGCCACCATCGACAACCGCTACAAGGCCTCGTACCAACCCGAACTGCTGGTGGTCAACGTCGAAAAAGGCGGCGCCAAAGAGAAGGCGGATCGCTTCAACTTCCAGCCGGACGACAAGGCCCGGCGGCCCTCCGAGGGGAAAAATGCGCCCAACAGCTACCTCCTGAGCTACGAACTGGCGCCAGGCGACTACGTGATGCCCGCCATGTTGTCGATGGCCCGGTCCTTCCCGTTCATCGGGAGTTTCCAAACCGTGCTGATGCAGGACCTGTCCTTCCCCAAGGCGGGCGTTTATTACATCGGACATGTCCAAGCCGTGGTGCGCGAGCGCAAGGACGATGAGGAGCGTGCCGGTCCCGTCATTCCACTGATCGATCAAGCCGTGGTCGGCGCCAGCGGAGGCACCTTTGACGTCACCATCTCCGATCAATGGGCCGGCGACGAAGCACTGTTCAAAACGGCCTACCCTTCACTGGCCAAGGTCGGCATCGAAAAGAAGCTGCTCGCGCCGCACGACCAGGCCAAAGTGAAGTCCCGCTGGGAAGCGCTCAAACAATAGACGCCGCCGGAGCGCGGGTTCCCTGCGCAGCGCAGCTGCGCAACGATGGCTTCTCTAGGCTCCCGGCAGCGTGAACCGGAACACCGTGCCGCGCGGCTGCGCCGGCTCGTGGGTCAGTGCGCCGCCGTGCTGCTCGATCACCGTGCGGCACAGCGAGAGGCCCAGGCCCATGCCCTCGGCCTTGGTGGTGAAGAAGGGGGTGAAGAGCTTGTCGCGCACCTCGTCGCTCAGGCCACGGCCGTGGTCGGTGACGG
This window harbors:
- a CDS encoding aminotransferase class V-fold PLP-dependent enzyme, with the protein product MPAVGIRELANLSMVIARGELLRYARGKDGYTARFEDRLARLIGVRHVLTVNSGSNALIAAMAAAGIGPGDEVLVPAYTWVATALAPLAVGAVPVLVNIDASLTIDPQDIERQITPFTKAIVPVHMQNVVCDMDAIMAIARRHQLLVIEDACQAVGLQYKGRRVGGIGDLGAFSFNHHKNITAGEGGAVLTNDDRYFERARMFHDPGAFIRQHAPTSEPLFSGLNCRVSELTGAVLHAQLGRLEPLLKTLQARYPGVADIFSGRPRCRPSPHHSPEDAVALSVLFDDPEEARIFGQTRGAGRLIDTGRHVFTNWEAVLCKRSFHPRMNPHQWAHREITYNVDDYQATLDILSRTCRVSLGAQYPAPVMLLQKRTLRAAIDRLSAQSRPNGGG
- a CDS encoding acyltransferase family protein, with protein sequence MNAPSAAPSTAMGHVYGIDLLRFLASIAVVLFHFKYFGLGAPEHRATGPDVAFDFLPDWASSGWIGVQIFFVLSGYVIAQSAIGASWHGFFMKRAIRILPALWIYATIALLVRIASGESTWERLLDWFRSMVLSPKGPYIDGVVWTLVIEAVFYAVICVWMVVQQRRGGQQLVSLDRLAGLLGLASGLFLVFASVAAAMGLAFATPLDWFGYKLLLLHHGVYFALGMTLFSVTQRPPTVATRAAIVLLILLCLLEIRLKTNTGGDVVIASALWLFMLAWLILSIALRPPITQARLRGVFTILGKLSYPIYLGHFVLGMYLVPHLALVIEDRTLLFAASMLFITTLALLIAHGPEPWGQQKLRSLFQRMVPAQASTPRPTGPVSTTPPIERNGQLIHPWENT
- a CDS encoding response regulator transcription factor, producing the protein MTQHPDAKVFIVDDDKGVREALAWLLRTRRLLSEGYESADDFLTEISRWSAEPGVPCCLLLDVRMPGTSGLALFEHLLTLPWQSALPVIFLSGHADVPTAVDAVKRGAFDFCEKPFSDNALVDRVEQALQLSAQVLASRRQRLGVQQRLDGLTERERDVMHLVIEGLPNKLVADRLNISVRTVEVHRSRVFDKMGVKSAVELANALREVGGR
- a CDS encoding glycosyltransferase family 2 protein — translated: MNVGVIIASLGRPDSVGVLLDRLAGQTQRPSQVILSMESPADAPPAKDYPFEVECIFGPRGSCVQRNRGLDRLRPDHGAVVFYDDDFIPSRFAIAGIARFFARHPDVAGAHGLLLADGINGPGIAPEEAGRLVDAADAAGDTEAATILARTHGLYGCNMAYRVSAIAGVRFDENLPLYAWLEDLDFGGRVAGPLVHTDAFRGVHCGEKRGREKSGRRLGYSQVCNPVYLLRKATLPRRIAVRMILRNLLANHARLFRPEPWIDRQGRAAGNWLAIRDVLRGRVDPRRILEL
- the galE gene encoding UDP-glucose 4-epimerase GalE, with protein sequence MNILVVGGAGYIGSHMVKHLALAGCEVTTLDNLVGGFRDAVLHGAFVEGDLADRALLDRLLQARRFDAVMHFASHIQVGESVQDPGKYYQNNVVNTLNLLDAMRHAGVMHFIFSSTAAIFGEPQSERIGEDHRQQPINPYGRSKLMVEQALADYDRAYGLRSVCLRYFNAAGADPEGQLGERHEPETHLIPLVLQAASGRRTHISVFGQDYDTPDGTCIRDYVHIHDLCQAHGLALQSLMAGDPSQAYNLGNGHGFSVNEVIEAARRVTGRDIAVQYAPRRPGDPARLVADSTLAQRRLDWRPQYAALDTLVEHAWQWELQRLPIDNLS
- a CDS encoding glycosyltransferase family 4 protein; the encoded protein is MNTGAPCGVVINGKFLSAAPTAVHRVAYELTRALGELPHHPDISIAVPPRTRLAWPAPNLPIRAVGHLHGIAWEQLCLPGAARGQLLVSFCNMTPFRVRSGLTMVHDAQVFTTPRSYGQVRSAWARLHIRLAGSAQLGLLTVSEFAKRELVSLGIAPAERIHVIHNGVDHVLRIPRDDAVLTRLGLTPRRYALSLANLQPHKNIGLLLQAFARPGLAGLPLVLTGRATAADFAAAGYPLPANTVFAGYVSEGEMGSLQAHALAVCTPSLTEGFGLPPVEGLRLGTPALIAPCGALPEVCGPGALKVDPHNPAAWEAALLRLQNDPALWQGLSDAGRAFAERFTWDAAARKLLSVIAQVTAG
- the mltA gene encoding murein transglycosylase A, which translates into the protein MKINNTSAASASSSNKVMGGFGRGVVWRWMAALIVGSLAACSSVPPTGSTPAPVASSADEVPLPPIQRQGSRWLPVRWAALPGWGLDSLHEVWGAWARGCERPAPMHAALCAEMRPLTMAGTAEQQAWIESRFQPYRVVEPDGTTAQGLITGYYEPIMAASRQPTFIHRTPLYAPPPGLPAGQPWYSRQEIDTLPAAQAALRGRVIAWLADPIDALILQIQGSGRLQFREPDGSIRTVRVAFAAHNGHPYQSVGKWLLDQRAIREASWDGIKAWAANNPGRLNEMLWSNPRTVFFKEVQLTELDARFGPRGAQGVPLTPGRSIAVDPLSIPYGTPVWIASRGVVYNQQRLVMAQDTGGAIVGAVRADLFTGWGGWGDAPYQLASRLKQPLQMWVLWPR
- a CDS encoding GMC oxidoreductase: MPSPLPVEDLASLGDARIERCDVLIVGGGPAGLAVARGLAEAGRRALILESGGLAEQDSTEALNETLSEAGLWSPRQAAKRQLFHAHQTRMWAHDRQGFGVRCRALGGSTVAWAGKSAAFSDQDYAVRPWVPDSGWPVTAAELVPHLDRAARALNLGLNCYDGRLWAHLRRSPPQPRPDPAVLDSFFWQFARSSIDPTDVLRAGAEFLQAAPRGCRVLTGATVLEVLTDASGERACAVLVADASGARRTIEAQTIVLAASAIENARLLLNSRSRHAAGLGNDRDLVGRYLLDHPSARLASFSPGAIPAMSRLYGFYGLRGPRGVSMYMHGLAPTARVQEAEGLLNCAAYTMGERAPDDPWSAVRRIAKRQSGDYLSDARAILKSPGIMAKGLARLAFQSNRFPKAWSRFAVHQVLRFRPGLAVEEYLTRGVPHKLVGLSIDAICEQAPDRDNRIQLSPKQDRFGMPLPVARWRIGELEIRTLTRLADILLREFGKAGLPLPVIADWVSARDARGADIIDMGHSAGTTRMASDPGRGVVDADGKVHGVEGLYIAGASIFPTCGHANPTLMIMAFAYRLADHLTQRRSP